One stretch of Prunus persica cultivar Lovell chromosome G1, Prunus_persica_NCBIv2, whole genome shotgun sequence DNA includes these proteins:
- the LOC109946798 gene encoding uncharacterized protein LOC109946798 produces MANLAKLEFATLDISGDNYLSWVLDAKIHLRANGLGQTIVDGNDASPEENAKAMIFLRCHIHEALKSEYVVVDEPLVLWKALGERYDHQMMVTLPRARYKWTHLRFQDFKTVSEYNSAMHIITFLMRLCGESISKKDMLEKKL; encoded by the coding sequence atggcaaatttggcaaaactagAGTTTGCTACCTTGGACATTTCTGGGGACAACTATTTATCATGGGTCCTGGATGCCAAAATCCATCTACGTGCCAATGGCCTCggacaaacaattgtagatgGGAATGATGCTTCGCCTGAAGAAAATGCAAAGGCCATGATTTTTCTTCGTTGCCACATCCATGAAGCGCTGAAAAgcgaatatgtggtggttgatgaaccgttggttctaTGGAAAGCTCTAGGTGAAAGATACGATCACCAGATGATGGTGACCCTCCCAAGAGCTAGATACAAATGGACtcacttgagatttcaagatttcaagaCAGTGTCCGAGTACAACTCTGCTATGCACATAATTACCTTCTTGATGAGGCTATGTGGTGAAAGTATATCTAAGAAGGATATGCTCGAAAAAAAACTCTGA